The sequence GCTGACCGCCACCACCTGCCGCCGGGTCCCCGCCCAGGCGGCCGCCAGCGCCGCGCAGCGCCGCTGCACCCCGGCCTCGCCGCCGTCCGCCCAGACCGCGTCGTCCCAGGCCCCGCACTCGTCCATCACCGAGGTGAGCCACAGCGCCAGGCAGTCGACCAGCACCGGCGCCGGGTCGGCGGTGTCCGCCAGGACGGCCTCCAACTCGCAGGTCTCGGCGGTGCGCCAGCTCGCCGGGCGCCGGTCCCGGTGCAGGGCGACCCGCTGCGCCCACTCCGCGTCGCCGTCCCGGGTGCCGCCGGTGGCCACGTACAGCACGTCGTCGTACCGGGCCAGCAGCTGTTCGGCCCGGGTCGACTTGCCGGACCGCGCGCCGCCGAGGAGCAGGGTGCGGGGGAGCGGTGCGTCTGGTGTCATGCACCCATCCTCGCGCACGGCGCATACCGAAGATCCGGCCGGGCAACCTGAGGGCTTAGGGTGCGCAGCACAGAGCGCATCGCTGGTCGTCGGCGGGAGGAGCCGGGCATGGTCTGGACGTGGCGGTACGAGAAGGCGGACGGCACGGTGGTGGCCCCGGGCAGCGGGCAGGCGGAGGAGTTCGCCGGCCAGGGCGACGCGGAGACGTGGATCGGGGAGAACTGGAAGCAGCTGGCCGAGGACGGGGTGGACCGCGCGGTCCTGCTGGACGACGACCGCGAGATCTACACGATGAGCCTGCACGAGGGCTGATCCGGTCCGAAGGAGCGAGGGTCGCCCGCCGGTGCGCGGGCGGCCCCCGCCGGGCCCGCCCCGGCGGGGCTACTTCATCCCGACGACGTGCAGCAGCGCGGCGACCTGCCGGTACGGGTCGGTGCGCCCGGCGCGTTCCTCGGCCTCCAGCAGCTGGGCGAGCTGCCGGCCGTCCACGGGCGGCGCGTCGTCGGGGGTGCTCTCGGTGAGGACCCGGACGCCGTACCAGTGCCGCAGCGGCACGGACACCTCGGAGAGGGTGACGGCGAGGTCGCCGATCCGGTCGGCACGGGCGGCCAGACCGAGCCGGTTGTAGTACCGGTCGCTGTCGAAGGCCTCCAGGGCGGCGCGCCAGTCGCCGGCGGCCGCGGGCCGCAGGGCGAGCGCGTCGCGGTTGCGGACCACCAGCGAGAGCAGCCCGCCCGGGGCGAGCAGCCGGGCCAGCGAGGCGATCATCGGATCGGGGTCCGGCAGGTACATCAGCACGCCGTGGCAGAGCACGACGTCGAAGCTGCGCGCCCCGAACCAGCGCCCGCACTGGTGCCCGTCGCCGATCAGCAGCTGGATCCGCTCGCGTACGGCGTCGGGCTCCCCGGCCAGCGTCTCCTGGGCGGCGCCGAGCGCGGCCGGGTCGGAGTCGATGCCGGTGACGTAGTGGCCGGCCCGGGCCAGCCGCAGCGCCTGGGTGCCCTGGCCGCAGCCGATGTCGAGCACGCGCTGGGCGGCCCGTCCGGTGAGCTGCTCGGCGAGCTGCCGGGCGACCATCTCCTGCCGGACGAGGTTGCGCAGGGTGCCGGAGCGTCCCGGAGCGGGGCCGGTGCCGCCGGCGAAGGAGCCGCTGCGCGAGGGCAGCCGCCGCTCGTGGCCGTGCCGCTCGTACCCGTCGCGCTCCTGCGCGATCCGGTCGTGGCCGCCGCCCCCCTGGCCGGGGAGCGCGTAGAGGCCGGGCCCGTCCCACAGGGGAGGGGCCCAGCCGGAGTCCACCGGTTCGGCGGTCAGGGCTTCTCCCCGCGCCGCACCTGCGGCTTGGGCAGTCGCAGCCGGCGCATCTGCAGGATGCGCATCAGGCCGTACGCGACCGCGCCGCGGGTGTTCTGCCCGGCGAAGCGCTCGGCGAGCTGCTTGCGCAGGCCGAAGCCGAGCCGGACGAAGTCCAGGATCACCAGGACGAAGAAGAGCAGGAACAGCAGCGTGGAGAGCAGCTGCAGGGCCGGCACCTTGACGATGCTGAGCACCAGGATCAGCACGGCGGCGGGCAGGAAGAACTCGGCGAGCGACCAGCGGGCGTCCACGTAGTCGCGGGTGAACTTCCGCACCGGGCCCTTGTCACGGGCCGGCAGGTGGCGCTCGTCGCCGTCCATCAGCGCCTGGCGCTGCTTCTCGCGCTCGGAGCGCATCCGCTCGCGGGCCTGGCGGGAGGCCTCCTTGCGGTCCTTGGGCACAGTGACCCTGGTCCGGCGGTTGGTCTCGGCCTCACTGCGCTTGGGCGTGGGCCGTCCCTTCTTCGCCTGCGGGTCGCGGGTCTGCGTCTTGCCGTCCTGCTTCTCCAGCACGGTGGCGGAGGCGGCGGCATCATCTGAACGGCGTCGGAACACACCACCAGCCTACGGGGTGCGGCGACGCTTCTCCGGGCCCCCCGGGAACCGAACGCGTATCGATCGCGTCCCGGACCGGCCGCGACGGCTCCCGGGGGGGACCGCGGGGGGACCGCGGGGGGAGCCACGGGGGGAGTCCCGTAGGGGATCACTCCGCTGACCGGCGGGTGGAATGAGGGCGGGATCCACCCCGCGGATGAGGCTTCCCGGGACCGACCTGTAGCAGGCTTGTTGCAGGCAGGTGCACTGCGGCGACGGGCTCGCTGCAACTACACTCGTCGTGTCTGGTAAGAGACTGATACCGCAGGCCGGAGAAGGGGGCACCCGAGGCCCATGAGCGACGGAATCATGAAGCGTATGGGGCTGATCTTCCGCTCCAAGGCGAACAAGGCCTTGGACCGGGCGGAGGATCCGCGTGAGACGCTCGATTATTCGTACCAGAAGCAGCTCGAGCTGCTGCAGAAGGTGCGTCGTGGCGTCGCCGACGTGGCCACCTCGCGCAAGCGTCTGGAGCTCCAGCTGACCCAGCTGCAGCAGCAGTCGGCGAAGTACGAGGACCAGGGCCGCAAGGCGCTCTCGCTCGGCCGGGAGGACCTCGCCCGCGAGGCCCTCACCCGCAAGGCGAACATGCAGTCCCAGATCAACGACCTGGAGGTGCAGTACCAGCAGCTCCAGGCCGAGGAGGAGAAGCTCACGCTCGCCTCCCAGCGGCTGCAGGCCAAGGTCGACGCCTTCCGCACCAAGAAGGAGACGATCAAGGCCACCTACACCGCGGCGCAGGCGCAGACCCGGATCGCCGAGTCCTTCTCCGGTATCTCGGAGGAGATGGGCGACGTCGGTCTGGCGATCCAGCGGGCCGAGGACAAGACCGCGCAGATGCAGGCCCGGGCCGGTGCGATCGACGAGCTGCTGGCCTCCGGCGCGCTCGACGACGCCAGCGGTCTCGGCCGCAAGGACGACATCGAGGCCGAGCTGGAGCGGGTGGCCGGCGGTTCCGACGTCGAGCTGGAGCTGGCCCGGATGAAGGCCGAGCTGACCGGGGGCTCCCCGGCCGCCCCGCAGGCGATCGAGCAGGGTCGCCCGCAGGACGCCGCGCCGCAGCAGCAGGACGGCCCGCGGATCAACTACAACAAGTAGTCGGAGCCGCAACCGACCTGAGCTCCGCCCCGGAGCACCTCCGGGACCATCCCCAGGAACAGGGAGACGCACGGCATGATCATGCGGGTCATGGGTGAGGGGCAGTTCCAGGTGGGCGAGGCCCATCTGAACCGGCTCAACGAGCTCGACGACGAGCTGCTCACCGCACTGGAGTCGGGGGACGAGGAACACTTCCGCCGGGCGCTCGCCGAGCTGCTCGGCGCCGTGCGGGAGTTCGGCACCCCGCTGGCGGACGATTCGCTGGAGCCGTCCGACCTGATCCTGCCGGACTCCGAGGCCACCATCGAGGACGTCCGCGAGATGCTGCGGGCGGAGGGCGACGGCCTCATCCCGGGCATTCCCGAGTAGCCGCCGTCTCGCGCCAGACACGGGGGCGGGCCCCCTCCGCACGGAGGGGGCCCGCCCTTTGTCGCTGCCCGGACCGCTCACTGCCCGGACCGTTCGCTGTCCGGACCGGATCGCTCGCGGACCGGGCGAATCGTTACGGCAGGGCCAGCATCCGGTCCAGCGCCGCCTTGGCGTACTTCTCGGTCTCCGGGTCGACCTTGATCACGTTCGGCACCCGGCCCTCGACCAGCGACTCCAGCGCCCACACCAGGTGCGGGAGGTCGATCCGGTTCATGGTGGAGCAGAAGCAGACCGCCCGGTCGAGGAAGACGACCTCCTTGTCCGGGTGCGCCTTGGCGAGCCGGCGGACGAGGTTGAGCTCGGTGCCGATGGCCCACTTGGAACCGGGCTCGGCGGCGTCCAGCGCCTTGATGATGTACTCGGTCGAGCCGACCATGTCGGCGGCCGCGACGACCTCGTGCCGGCACTCGGGGTGCACCAGGACGTTGACGCCGGGGACCCGCTCGCGCACGTCGTTCACCGAGTCCAGGGTGAACCGGCCGTGCACCGAGCAGTGGCCGCGCCAGAGGATCATCTTCGCGTCCCGCAGCTGCTCGACGGTCAGGCCGCCGTTCGGCTTGTGCGGGTTGTAGACGACGCAGTCGTCCAGCGAGAAGCCCATGTCCCGCACCGCGGTGTTGCGGCCCAGGTGCTGGTCGGGCAGGAACAGGACCTTCTGGCCCTGCTCGTACGCCCACTCCAGCGCCCGCCGGGCGTTGGAGGAGGTGCAGATGGTGCCGCCGTGCCGGCCGGTGAAGGCCTTGATGTCGGCGGAGGAGTTCATGTACGAGACCGGGACGGTCACGTCGGCTATCCCGGCGTCGGTCAGCACGTCCCAGCACTCGGCGACCTGCTCGGCGGTGGCCATGTCGGCCATCGAACAGCCCGCGGCGAGGTCCGGCAGGACGACCTGCTGGGCGTCGCCGGTGAGGATGTCGGCCGACTCGGCCATGAAGTGCACACCGCAGAAGACGATGTACTCGGCCTCCGGGCGGGCCGCGGCGTCCCGGGCGAGCTTGAAGGAGTCGCCGGTGACGTCGGCGAACTCGATCACCTCGTCGCGCTGGTAGTGGTGGCCCAGGATGAAGACGCGGTCGCCGAGCGCGGCCTTGGCGGCGCGGGCGCGCTCGACCAGGTCCGGGTCGGAGGCCGGGGGGAGGTCGCCGGGGCACTCGACGCCGCGCTCGCTGTTCGGGTCGGCCTGGCGGCCGAGCAGCAGCAGAGCGAGCGGCGTCGGGGTGGGGTCGACGCCGTAGGTCTCGGTGATGGTGGTGGTCACGGGCGGGTGCCCTTCTGTGCGGCCGATCAAGCGGTGCAGCCTTTTCGTCTAACTGACGCAATCTATGATAACCGGTTAGCGTCAGAGTGACGATGGCCATCCTGTCGATGTGACGAGAACCGCTCGCCGGTTCGGAGCCTTCCCGGGCCCGCCCGGCGTGGCCGGAACCGGATTCAGGTCCGGCCGGGTTTCGCTGGTGGCATGAAGGCAATCGCGATCCACCACTACGGCGGCCCCGAGGCCGTCGAGTACACCGACCTCCCCGACCCGAAGGTCGGCCCGGACTCGGTACTGGTGCAGGTCAGGGCGGCCGGGGTGAACCCGGTCGACTGGAAGGTGCGGGACGGGCTGCTGGACGGCCTGCTCGACGCGCACTTCCCGCTGGTGATGGGCTGGGACGCGGCGGGCGTGGTCCGGGCCGTCGGCGGCGGCGTCACCGAGTTCGCGCCCGGCGACGAGGTCTACGGCTATGTGCGCAAGGACACGGTCGAGCACGGCACCTATGCCGAGCTGGTGGCCGCTCCGGTCCGCACCCTGGCCCGCAAGCCGGCCGCGCTGGACTGGGCGCAGGCCGGCGGACTGCCGCTGGCCGGGCTCACCGCCCTCCAGTCGCTGCGGGCGGTGGGGGTCGGCCCCGGTGACACCGTCCTGGTGCACGCCGCCGCCGGCGGGGTCGGCCACCTGGCCGTGCAGATCGCCCGCGCCCTGGGGGCCCGGGTGATCGGCACCGCCGGCGAACGCAACCACGACTATCTGCGCGAGCTCGGCGCCGAGCCGGTCCGGTACGGCGAGGGACTGGCGGAGCGGGTCCGGGCGCTGGCCCCGGAGGGGGTGGACGCGGCCCTGGACCTGGTCGGCGGGGACGCCGTCGAGGTCTCGGCCGGACTCGTCGCCGACCCGGCGCGGATCGCCTCGATCGCCGACTTCGGGGTCAAGGCCCGCGGCGGCCGGTACGTCTGGGTCCGCCCGGACGCCGCCGGGCTCGCCGAGCTGGCCGCGCTCGCCGACGAGGGACGGCTGACCGTGACCGTCGCCTCCACCTTCCCGCTCGCCCAGGCCGCCTCCGCCCAGGCGCTGAGTGCCGAGGGCCGCACCCGGGGCAAGATCGTCCTGCTCACCGGCTGAGCGCCGTCCGGCCGACCGGCGGACGTCCTCCCGTTGTCATCCGCCAGCGGTGAACTCGCTCCTGACATCCGCCAGAATGGAGCCGAACCGTTTCGGCGGGCCGCCGCCGTCCCCCGGCGGGCGAGGGCCCGCCCCGATCCCGACGCCGCACGACCCGTGGAGCCCCGCACCGATGAGCAGCAGCCCAGCGAACGAGACGGCCGGGGCCTCCCTGGACGAGACCGACCGCCTCCTGCTCGCCCGGCTGGCAGGGGACGGCCGGGCCTCGTACGCCGAGATCGGGCTCCAGGTCAACCTCTCCGCCACCGCCGTCCGCCGCCGGATCGACCGGCTGCGGGCGCGCGGGGTGGTCCGCGGCTTCACCGTGGTGCTCGACCCCTCGGTGCTCGGCTGGCAGACCGAGGCCTTCGTCGAGGTCTACTGCCGCGAGCGGACCGCCCCCGAGGAGATCCTCGCCAGCCTGCGGCAGTTCCCCGAGGTGGTCGCCGCCTGGACGGTCACCGGCGATCCGGACGCGCTGGTCCACCTGCGGGCCGCCGACATGCGCCACCTGGAGGCGGTCATCGAGCGGATCCGCCGTGAGCCCGGCGTCCAGCGCAGCCGCTCCTCGGTGGTCCTCTCCCAGCTGATCGGCTAGCGCGCGACCGCGGCGCACGCCCTGCGGGAACCTCCCCGTTCGGCCCATTTCGCCCCCCGCGCAGGAATCCTGCGCGGGGCCCGCCGAAGACGCCCGAAAGCTGCCCGACCGGCCGCGTTCCGACGCGCGGGGAGGGCCCGCCGCTGCCTACGCTGATCATGTCCGGCCGTGCGGTGCCAACCCCCCCCGTTCCACCGGACCCTCCCCGACCCCCACAGCCGAGAGGGACACCCGTGTCCGCAGCCCCCGACCGCATGCACCGGCCCGACAGCGACCTGGTCGACCTGGTTTTCGACTACATGCGCGAGCGGCTGCAGTACGACCCCGTCCCGCTCGACCACCCCGGTGACGGCGAGCACCTGCGCGCCCAGCTGTCCGGCCTGCTCAACCAGGACGGCAACGACCCGGCCGACGTGCTCAAGCTCTACGACCACGAGCTCTCCCGCGCGGTGATCTCCGCCGACAGCCCGCGCTACCTGTCCTTCATCCCGTGCGCCCCCACCAAGGCCGCGCTGCTCTTCGACATGGTGGTCTCCTGCGCCTCGCTCCAGGGCATCTCCTGGCTGGAGGCGGCCGGCGCGATCGCCGCCGAGAACCAGGTGCTGCGCCTGATAGCCGACCGCGCGGGCATGCCGGACTCGGCCGGCGGCACCTTCGTCTCCGGCGGTTCGGCCGGCAACCTCTCCGCCCTGGTCGTCGCCCGGGACACCGCCCGCCGCCGGCTGAACGTCGGGCCGGAGGCCCGGCTGCGGATCGCGGTCGCCGACCAGGTGCACTCCTCGGTGAAGAACACCTTCAACATCATCGGCGTCGAGGCGTTCAAGGTCCCGACCGTCGACCGCCGGTTCACCGGCGAGGCGCTGCGCGCCGCCCTGGCCGCCGACCCGAACCCGGAGACGGTGATCGCCGTCGTCGGCACCGGCGGCACCACCAACGAGGGCATCGTCGACGACCTCCAGGGCCTGTCCGAGGTCGCCCGCGAGCGCGGGCTGTGGTTCCACGTCGACGGCGCCTACGGCGGCGCGGGCCTGTTCGCCCCCTCCGTCCGCGAGCGCTACAACGGCATCGAGCACGCCGACTCCTTCGTCGTCGACCCGCACAAGTGGCTGTTCGCGCCGTTCGACTGCGCCGCGCTGATCTACCGCAACCCGCAGCTCGCCCGTGCCGTGCACACCCAGGACGCCTCCTACCTGGACGTGCTGCACACCGAGGGCGACGAGTGGAACCCCACCGACTACGCCTACCACCTGACCCGGCGCGCCCGCGGTCTGCCGCTGTGGTTCTCGCTGGCCGTGCACGGCGTCCAGGCGTACACCGACGCCATCGAGGCCGGCCTGACGCTGGCCCGGGAGACCGCGCAGCTGATCCGCGACAGCGAGCACCTGGAGCTGCTGTTCGACCCGCAGCTGTCCGCGGTCTGCTTCAAGCGCAACGGCTGGACCAACGACGACTACTACCGCTGGTCGCAGCAGCTCCTCGCGGACCAGATCGGCTTCGTCACCCCGACCGGCTGGGACGGCGAGACGGTCGCCCGCTTCGCCTTCCTGCACCCGGGCACCACCATGGAGATGGTCAAGGAGATCCTCGACACCATGGAGTGACACCCGCGGCGCACCCGCCCCGAAGCGCACCGACCCCCGCCCGGCCCCGGCCCGGCGGGGGTCGCGCGCGTCCGGCGTGATCCGGAGGAGCGCCCCTAGAGCAGCCCGCCGTCGGGGATGTACGGCGCCGGCGGGCGCATCCCGCGCAGCCCCAGGTACCCCCGGGTCGCCACCGACAGGCCCAGCTCGAGGCCGACGTCCAGCGCCCACTCCTGCTCGGCGGTCAGCGCCTCCACCCGCGCCTCGACCCCCTCCGGCACCCGGGCCAGCGCCTCGCGCAGCAGCCGGGTGGCGATCCGCTTCGAGGTGGCCGCCAGCAGCCGCACCTCGCCGCCCTCCCGGTAGCAGTAGCCGCTGCCCGCCAGGGTGTCCGCGACCAGCACCTCCTCGCAGTGCGCGAGCAGCAGTTCGTGGTCCGGGCCGTGCGCGGCTCCGCGCAGCCGCCGGTCCACCGAGTCCAGCAGGTGCCGGTGGGTGGCGTTGCCGGGGTGCACCGGGAGGTCCCCCGGGTCGACCAGCCGGGACCGGTCCACCCGCCCGGTCAGCTGCATCGCCGGGTGCAGCGTGAACCCGGCCAGCCGGTACCGCCGCACCGCCGCCGGCGACGGCGAGGCGCACAGCATCCCGCGCAGACAGCCGCGCCCGTGCGCGAGGGCCCGCTCCAGCAGCAGCCGCCCCACCCCCTTGCCCTGCGCCTGCGGCAGCACCACGAGCAGCGCCAGCACCCAGACGCCCTCGCGGCGCAGCGCCAGCACCGCGCCGACCGGCCCGCCGTCCAGCTCGGCCATCCAGCAGCCCTGCGGATCGGTGCGCGCGAGGTGTCTGGTGCGGGCCAGCTGGAACACGGACGCCGGGGGCGGCCCGGTGAGCGGCGGGGCGTCGGGGAGCGAGGCGAACGCGGCGGCGGCGATGTGCCGGACCGCTTCCGCGTCGGCGGCGGAGTCCTGGAGCGGGCGCAGGAGCATACCCACCATCCTGACCGCCGGGCCCGCGCCGCGGGGCCGGTTCGCCCGGATCGGTCCGAGCGGGATGCGGCCCGGGGCCGCCGGTGTGCGAGCATGGAAGGCGTATGGGGAACGGGTGCACGCCCGGCCCACGGAACACCGCCGCCGAGAATCCACCGAAAACACTCCGTCGTCCGGGAAATGAATCCGGACGGCCGTCGGTTGGTACTGGCGGCAGACCGTCGTCAAGACCGGGAGAACGCAGATGACCGTCCAGGACGAGACCACCGTCGAGAGTGGCATCCTCCTCACCGATGCCGCCGCGGCCAAGGTCAAGGGCCTGCTGGAGCAGGAAGGCCGGGACGACCTGGCGCTGCGCGTCGCCGTCCAGCCCGGCGGTTGCTCGGGCCTGCGCTACCAGCTGTTCTTCGACGAGCGCTCGCTCGACGGTGACGTGCTGAAGGACTTCGACGGTGTGAAGGTCGTCACCGACCGGATGAGCGCCCCGTACCTGGGTGGCGCCACCGTCGACTTCGTCGACACCATCGAGAAGCAGGGCTTCACGATCGACAACCCGAACGCCACCGGCTCCTGCGCCTGCGGCGACTCGTTCAGCTAGTCGGTCCGCGGTCGGCCGGCCGGTCCCCGGTCAGCAGGTCGACAGCGGTCCGGCACGAAGGCGGCCCCCGGGATCCCGGGGGCCGCCTTCGTCGTGTCCGCGCGCGGTCCGCGCCGGGGTCACGGGTTGCCGGGGACGTCCGGGACCACCGGATCCGGGCCGATCTTGGCGTCCGCCTCGAGCGGCACCTCCTGCCCGGTCGCCAGATCGGTCACCGCCCGGCCCTGGAGCGGCTGCTTCAGGTCGGCCGTCACGGTCTGCCGCTTGGCGAGCTCGGCGCAGGCCTGTCCGGCCGGGACCGGCGCCGCCGTGGTCACCCGGACGTCCACCCGGCCCGGCTTGGACTCGTCGGCCTTGAGCGCGTAGCGCTGGCAGATGCCGCCGTAGAACCAGATTGTCAGCTTGTTGCCGTCCACCCGGTAGGTGATCGCCGGGTGCACCGGCGAGCCGCTCCCGGTGCCGTTCGGCGGCGGCTCGCCCACCGCGATGCCGTTGCCGCCCGGGGGAGTGGGCGCCGGGGTGGGGGTCGTCGCGGGCGCCGCCGGCTTGGTGGCGGGCGCCGGACTGGCCGGCCTCGGGTCCGGGGCGGTGACCGTCGGGTCGACCGGCGGCGTGGTCACCGGGGTCGGCGCGGTCGGGGCCGAGGTCGCGGCCGGGGCGGCCGGGTCCGCGCTGCCGGTGGCCGCGCCGGGCGAGGCGGAAGCGCTCGCCGGGGCCCGCTCCGCGCCGGAGGCCGCCGTGTCCGAAGCCGCTTTGGTCCCGCCGTCGCACCCG comes from Streptomyces sp. TLI_053 and encodes:
- the nadA gene encoding quinolinate synthase NadA, whose amino-acid sequence is MTETYGVDPTPTPLALLLLGRQADPNSERGVECPGDLPPASDPDLVERARAAKAALGDRVFILGHHYQRDEVIEFADVTGDSFKLARDAAARPEAEYIVFCGVHFMAESADILTGDAQQVVLPDLAAGCSMADMATAEQVAECWDVLTDAGIADVTVPVSYMNSSADIKAFTGRHGGTICTSSNARRALEWAYEQGQKVLFLPDQHLGRNTAVRDMGFSLDDCVVYNPHKPNGGLTVEQLRDAKMILWRGHCSVHGRFTLDSVNDVRERVPGVNVLVHPECRHEVVAAADMVGSTEYIIKALDAAEPGSKWAIGTELNLVRRLAKAHPDKEVVFLDRAVCFCSTMNRIDLPHLVWALESLVEGRVPNVIKVDPETEKYAKAALDRMLALP
- a CDS encoding PspA/IM30 family protein, which encodes MSDGIMKRMGLIFRSKANKALDRAEDPRETLDYSYQKQLELLQKVRRGVADVATSRKRLELQLTQLQQQSAKYEDQGRKALSLGREDLAREALTRKANMQSQINDLEVQYQQLQAEEEKLTLASQRLQAKVDAFRTKKETIKATYTAAQAQTRIAESFSGISEEMGDVGLAIQRAEDKTAQMQARAGAIDELLASGALDDASGLGRKDDIEAELERVAGGSDVELELARMKAELTGGSPAAPQAIEQGRPQDAAPQQQDGPRINYNK
- a CDS encoding Lrp/AsnC family transcriptional regulator; the protein is MSSSPANETAGASLDETDRLLLARLAGDGRASYAEIGLQVNLSATAVRRRIDRLRARGVVRGFTVVLDPSVLGWQTEAFVEVYCRERTAPEEILASLRQFPEVVAAWTVTGDPDALVHLRAADMRHLEAVIERIRREPGVQRSRSSVVLSQLIG
- a CDS encoding pyridoxal-dependent decarboxylase: MSAAPDRMHRPDSDLVDLVFDYMRERLQYDPVPLDHPGDGEHLRAQLSGLLNQDGNDPADVLKLYDHELSRAVISADSPRYLSFIPCAPTKAALLFDMVVSCASLQGISWLEAAGAIAAENQVLRLIADRAGMPDSAGGTFVSGGSAGNLSALVVARDTARRRLNVGPEARLRIAVADQVHSSVKNTFNIIGVEAFKVPTVDRRFTGEALRAALAADPNPETVIAVVGTGGTTNEGIVDDLQGLSEVARERGLWFHVDGAYGGAGLFAPSVRERYNGIEHADSFVVDPHKWLFAPFDCAALIYRNPQLARAVHTQDASYLDVLHTEGDEWNPTDYAYHLTRRARGLPLWFSLAVHGVQAYTDAIEAGLTLARETAQLIRDSEHLELLFDPQLSAVCFKRNGWTNDDYYRWSQQLLADQIGFVTPTGWDGETVARFAFLHPGTTMEMVKEILDTME
- a CDS encoding GNAT family N-acetyltransferase — encoded protein: MLLRPLQDSAADAEAVRHIAAAAFASLPDAPPLTGPPPASVFQLARTRHLARTDPQGCWMAELDGGPVGAVLALRREGVWVLALLVVLPQAQGKGVGRLLLERALAHGRGCLRGMLCASPSPAAVRRYRLAGFTLHPAMQLTGRVDRSRLVDPGDLPVHPGNATHRHLLDSVDRRLRGAAHGPDHELLLAHCEEVLVADTLAGSGYCYREGGEVRLLAATSKRIATRLLREALARVPEGVEARVEALTAEQEWALDVGLELGLSVATRGYLGLRGMRPPAPYIPDGGLL
- a CDS encoding class I SAM-dependent methyltransferase, giving the protein MDSGWAPPLWDGPGLYALPGQGGGGHDRIAQERDGYERHGHERRLPSRSGSFAGGTGPAPGRSGTLRNLVRQEMVARQLAEQLTGRAAQRVLDIGCGQGTQALRLARAGHYVTGIDSDPAALGAAQETLAGEPDAVRERIQLLIGDGHQCGRWFGARSFDVVLCHGVLMYLPDPDPMIASLARLLAPGGLLSLVVRNRDALALRPAAAGDWRAALEAFDSDRYYNRLGLAARADRIGDLAVTLSEVSVPLRHWYGVRVLTESTPDDAPPVDGRQLAQLLEAEERAGRTDPYRQVAALLHVVGMK
- the erpA gene encoding iron-sulfur cluster insertion protein ErpA encodes the protein MTVQDETTVESGILLTDAAAAKVKGLLEQEGRDDLALRVAVQPGGCSGLRYQLFFDERSLDGDVLKDFDGVKVVTDRMSAPYLGGATVDFVDTIEKQGFTIDNPNATGSCACGDSFS
- a CDS encoding NADP-dependent oxidoreductase, which encodes MKAIAIHHYGGPEAVEYTDLPDPKVGPDSVLVQVRAAGVNPVDWKVRDGLLDGLLDAHFPLVMGWDAAGVVRAVGGGVTEFAPGDEVYGYVRKDTVEHGTYAELVAAPVRTLARKPAALDWAQAGGLPLAGLTALQSLRAVGVGPGDTVLVHAAAGGVGHLAVQIARALGARVIGTAGERNHDYLRELGAEPVRYGEGLAERVRALAPEGVDAALDLVGGDAVEVSAGLVADPARIASIADFGVKARGGRYVWVRPDAAGLAELAALADEGRLTVTVASTFPLAQAASAQALSAEGRTRGKIVLLTG
- a CDS encoding DUF3043 domain-containing protein, with translation MLEKQDGKTQTRDPQAKKGRPTPKRSEAETNRRTRVTVPKDRKEASRQARERMRSEREKQRQALMDGDERHLPARDKGPVRKFTRDYVDARWSLAEFFLPAAVLILVLSIVKVPALQLLSTLLFLLFFVLVILDFVRLGFGLRKQLAERFAGQNTRGAVAYGLMRILQMRRLRLPKPQVRRGEKP